attttaaatatataaacagtaataaataaatgaagcaTAGAAAGTCTATCGTATTATTAAAAACTTCatagtataattaattttgtcttTTAGATATATTCTGTAATCTGAAATTAAATAGTCTATAAATTCTACCAGTGTTACTTACCGTCAGAGACACCAAGTGGATTGAAGAAGCTAAGGCAAAAGGAATTGGAAAATCTACGTGGAAACGGAAAAGGAGAGAGGAAGGAATCTGACAggatttatgattatgatacATACAATGATCTTGGTGATCCAGATTCGGACATTAATCTCCTAAGACCTGTTTTGGGTGGCAAGAAACATCCATACCCAAGACGTTGCAGAACGGGACGCAAACCTTCTAAAACTGGTACTCAGAATTCAGAATCACAAAATAtgttattatgatattatttttatgcatggaAATTTATTTACTGAATACTATCCTCTTAGCACAATCAAAACAAGAGGCATGAcatgataaaaataagagaaaattaatttttatatttaatagatGCCAAGATTAATTACAGAAAATGttaccaaaaaataaaaagataaataaattttttatttccaaTATGGTAAACATATTTCTTAACTGGGTTAACGTATCCAATATTGTTTGCTtacttaaaaatagtatatgtataaaaataatctaaaagaatttaagaaaataatgtcTTTGAACTTTTGTACAATTTAAGAGTAGATTTGGAAGAATTGtccatttttgttttaagcataaaagaatattagtcatttactatttaaagaaaataaaaatcctatTGGAGGGACCAAATGATTATCTTTGCGCTCTTCTAGCCAACATGGTTTTTCAAAAATTGTTAGCTCAACTGAAGATATCCAACATGCATCAAGACTTATATTGTTAccagaaatataaagagaaaagtTCTAAGATTATATAATCTCGTTCGCCGTTGTGATTGgcaaaactattttttaattttcttttaaaaagaatcctAAAAAGTagataaatcaattttttaatctaagtaattattattttggttaCAGCAGAAACATAATAGTTTGAGAACATTCCTAATGCAAAATAATCTGCTAAgttaatttctataaatatgtaatatatatgcAAGATCCACAATCTGAATCAAGAAGCAGCGACGTTTACGTGCCGAGGGACGACAAATTCTCAGACATAAAGCAAGATGCATTCACGGAAAGGACCCTCAAAAATGTGCTGCACAGCCTACTGCCACAAATTGCAACAAGAATTGTTGATGAAACCCTTGGATTCCCTAATTTCACTGCCATTGACTCACTGTTTAAACAGGGTATCTTGCTGCCCAAGGGTACCAATGTTGGGGCTTTTCCCAAGTTAGTCCAGACTCTTGCTGAGACTGGACAAAATATTCTTCTCTTCCCGACTCCAGAACTGTTCGAGAGTACGATCCTTTCATctcttgttttttcttttttgttttttctaatACGGTATCAGCGCTCTTTTTTGCTAAATTTTACATGAatatcttttcttctcttctttagGAGATAAGTTTTCTTGGTTCAGTGATGAAGAGTTTGCTCGCGAAACTCTTGCTGGTCTGAACCCATTCAGCATTGAATTAGTCAGGGTAAGATTGTTGCTATTGATGTGAAATTATATAGATATGTTACGATTTTATGTGaaccaaaaaataataaagagagttaattttatgattctaTTTCATTTCAGGAATGGCCAATAAGAAGTAAACTTGACCCTAAAACCTATGGTCCTGCTGATTCATTGCTTACGGAAAAACTAATTGAATACGAGATCTGTGGTACAGTGACTGCTGAAGAGGTGACTTTATTATTACTGCAACTGTAGTGGCATATTATTCACTTTTCTATATCTCTAAACTAAAAACTGTCTTATATTATGTTAGAACTTAAAATGTTTTCCAATGATTAATCAACCACAAATATTTACTCTAAATTAGCTTTGTAAATCTTCATGGTTCTGTAGGCTTTCAAGCAAAAGAGGCTCTTTATGTTGGATTATCATGACTTGCTCTTACCATATGTGAGCAAAGTTAGAGAGCTTGAAGGCACCACATTGTATGGTTCCCGAACACTATTCTTCCTTACTAACGATGGCACATTGAAACCTGTTGCCATTGAGCTCACTCGCCCACCTATTGGTGACAAGCCAGTATGGAGGCATGTGTTTACACCAAGCTTTGATGCCACTAGTTGCTGGCTCTGGAGGATGGCTAAGGCTCACGTTTGTGCTCATGACTCTGGCTACCATCAGCTTATTGTTCACTGGTTAGTAGATGTAATCCATAGATAGATAGTATAAACAAACTATTTTTTCTTACCAACATCAGGAGTATACAACTAATATAAGAgtgatacatatatatgtcttttaacactttggtattcAATAATTGACACATACTCaatcatttaaaaaagatGAATATGTGTCGATCATCTATCAAACTGGAGGtatatacctaaactatgcaAGAATTCTTTTAAACAATTGTATTTACAAAAGAAGTACATGTGCAAATCTGAACTGCTGAATTATATATGGTAGTGTCGCATCAATTACAGGGTCTCTGGTGTTGTATATGAGGATTAATTATGCTATGTTCAATGTAATTCATCCTCCCTTTCGGCCTTGGTAAAACTGACTCTTGTGTGTATCCCTGCAGGCTAAGGACTCACTGCGTCACAGAGCCTTATATAATTGCAGCTAACAGGCAACTAAGTGCAATGCATCCAATCTACAGACTTCTGTTACCTCACTTCCGATACACATTGGAAATCAATGCTCTTGCTCGGGATAGCCTCATAAATGCAGGTGGAATCATTGAGAGCAGCTTTTCTCCAGGAAAATACTCCATGGAGTTTAGTTCAGTTGTCTATGACAAGCTTTGGCGGTTTGATATGGAGGGTTTGCCAGCTGACCTCATTCGAAGGTATAGCATAAACTCAAGTCaataaattgtatatatacATTGCACTATTTATGACAGAATTATGGAGGTACTGTTCTGAGtacaattttgttttaatgaaTTCAGAGGGATGGCCGTTGAGGACCCAACAGCAACGCATGGCCTGAAGCTAGCAATTGAAGACTACCCATTTGCCAATGATGCTCTGATCATGTGGGATTCCATTAAGCAATGGGTGACTGACTATGTGAATCACTACTATCCGGAAGCAAAGAAAGTGGAAAGTGATAGTGAGCTTCAAGATTGGTGGACAGAAGTTCGAACAAAAGGACATGGAGACAAGAAAGACGAACCATGGTGGCCTATCCTCAAAACTCAAGATGATTTGATTGAAACTTTATCTACTATAATTTGGGTAAGTTCAGGTCACCATGCAGCTGTGAACTTTGGCCAATATCTATATGGTGGTTACTTCCCTAATCGACCTTCGATAGCTCGAACCAACATGCCAAATGAGGATCCAATATCAAAAGAGGATTTCAATCAGTTTATTAATAAACCAGAAATCACATTGTTAAGATGCTTCCCTTCACAAATTCAAGCAACACAAGTTATGGCTGTTTTGGATGTTCTGTCTACTCATTCACCAGATGAGGAGTATATTGGTCAGAAATCGGAACCATCGTGGGATGAAGATCCTGTCATAAAGGCTGCATTTGTAAAATTCAATGCCAAAATGAAGGAGCTTGAAGCAATCATTGATGACAAAAACAGTGACCCGAGTCTGAAGAACAGATCTGGAGCTGGTGTTGTTCCATATCAGCTCTTGAAGCCATTCTCAAAAGAGGGTGTTACAGGGAGAGGAGTTCCTACTAGCATTTCCATCTAATACCTCAAGGGTTGATATCTTGTGTCAGGTATACAGTAACCAATAATGTTCAAGTATAGAAGGCTTTTAAGCATCTGCGGCCCTGCAGAACAATAATTGCCCAAAAAAGTTTTAGGAAATTTCAATgttcttttattcttattatttgtAAATGTGATTAGTGTTTCTTCCAGAAAATGTTAACTGTGTAATCTATCTTATGGTTTCTTTCTATATGTTGTGTCATAAGTACTCGCTGAAGATCTACAACCTCCCTCTTAATGATAGTTTGCAAGCCTATCTGTGTTCGATTTGCTCTTGTTATGGCATTACAGCAATAAAAAGAATCCTGTTAAAAAAATCATGtgaagtaaataaataaaacatgatAATTAGTAccaaaacaactctgtaattGAGCAGAAATATTGAAAGTAGCAATCATTGGAAATTGAAgtttaaaataagaagaaagcATATCAAACTTAAGTGCATATTATTTTCGAGTAGAATGTGCCTATATATAGGCTCACAAACAAAACTAACAGAAAACTAACACAGGTATTATTGGCGCTACATCATAATTGAactaaaaatgagaaaaacaaGGAAATATCTAAAATGATAAGTCTAGGTGAGTCTTAGTCCAAAGTTGAATCAATTCTCGACATTCGCCCTTGATTCAAACTTACAAACACCAAGCTGAGCTAAAATAGACATGTCTTTTAGAACATCCGAACACCCTGCCCAATTACTATCAGTAAATCCAACCGACCTGAAATTTGAAACATGACTACCACAATCCAAGTTCAAGTGTTCTAGCTATGTAGCACAAGACTCTCTATGCTGCTACAAGATGATGCTTTGAGGAGAATGCATAAACCTAGAAATCACTATAACTGAAACGGCTATATTTGGTCGAGTATGAGTTAAATATATCAGACCTCCCACCAAACTTCTAATATCTTGCATTCGTTGGTTCAGTACCATCTTCAAGTTGAAACCTTTTTTTCATTCACATTCATTGGTGGAGCTGCAATATTATAATTGAACATGTTAAACCTCTTAAGAGGATCAGTTACATATTTCCTTTGTGAAATAAATATTCCATCTTCACCTTGTTGCACTTCCGAACTAAAGAAATAATGCAATAGACCTAGATCAGACATTTCAGATTTTTTCTTCATGCAAAATCTAAACTCTTCaataagagaagaagaagagccCATATAAATTGTATTATCAACATATAAACAAACAATGAGAAGTTTATTGTTACCATTTCTCTTAAGTAAAGTGTGGGCTCATTCTTACTCCTCTCAAAGCCATTTTGATGAAAATAAGAGTCTGTTTTGTTGTACCATGCTCGTGGAGCTTGCTTTAAGCCATGGAGTGctttctttaatttgtataccttttcttcttcatcaagTATAATGAATCCATCTAGTTGGGTGACATAGACCTCTTCTTTTAAGAATGCAGACTTTATATCAAATTGCTAAACATGCCATTTCAGTTGTGCAGCAATAGCTAGAACCATTCTCGCAGTTTCAAACCGTGCTACTAGAGAAAAAGTTTTGCCACATTATATACCTTTTCCATAAGCTATGGCTTATGTTTTTGAATTTCTCCATCTGCATTATACTTCGTTCTAAACATTTGACATCAATCACGTTTTTTTCTTCAGGCATGTCCATCAATTCTCATGTCTCATTTCTTGAATCACCTCCAACTCTTCTTTCATAGCATTTTGccattcttctttttctactGCTTTATTATATCTTGTAGGATCATATACAAAGCTTGTGTATTCTCATAGATGTCTCTTAATGATCTGAACTTTCTTGTGAAGTTTCATCCAAGGATACTTGACAAGAAGTAGAGTTTCTACTACTTAATGAAGATGGTTACAAATTTGGTGAGCTTATGGGAGTTTGATTTGCTGCAATAGTTGTGAATCTTCACTTCCCattacaattttaatatatgcaGCTTCTTTATTTTCACCCCAATTCCAGCTAGCCTCTTCGTCAAACACAACATTCCTACTCACAATTACTTTTCCACTAATAAGATTATATAACCTATATGCTTTGGATTACAGCTTCTTTCTACT
The nucleotide sequence above comes from Ricinus communis isolate WT05 ecotype wild-type chromosome 6, ASM1957865v1, whole genome shotgun sequence. Encoded proteins:
- the LOC8287142 gene encoding linoleate 13S-lipoxygenase 2-1, chloroplastic, translated to MSVTVKAVVTVKETDDGLLSNISLTTPIDGLKDLLGKTFLLELVSSELHPSTNLEKEGIKGYARKVSEKDNVVKYESKFNIPKDFGEVGAILVENETTKEIFINDIALEGFSSGPVNFACESWVHSKYANPDKRIFFSNKCYLPSETPSGLKKLRQKELENLRGNGKGERKESDRIYDYDTYNDLGDPDSDINLLRPVLGGKKHPYPRRCRTGRKPSKTDPQSESRSSDVYVPRDDKFSDIKQDAFTERTLKNVLHSLLPQIATRIVDETLGFPNFTAIDSLFKQGILLPKGTNVGAFPKLVQTLAETGQNILLFPTPELFERDKFSWFSDEEFARETLAGLNPFSIELVREWPIRSKLDPKTYGPADSLLTEKLIEYEICGTVTAEEAFKQKRLFMLDYHDLLLPYVSKVRELEGTTLYGSRTLFFLTNDGTLKPVAIELTRPPIGDKPVWRHVFTPSFDATSCWLWRMAKAHVCAHDSGYHQLIVHWLRTHCVTEPYIIAANRQLSAMHPIYRLLLPHFRYTLEINALARDSLINAGGIIESSFSPGKYSMEFSSVVYDKLWRFDMEGLPADLIRRGMAVEDPTATHGLKLAIEDYPFANDALIMWDSIKQWVTDYVNHYYPEAKKVESDSELQDWWTEVRTKGHGDKKDEPWWPILKTQDDLIETLSTIIWVSSGHHAAVNFGQYLYGGYFPNRPSIARTNMPNEDPISKEDFNQFINKPEITLLRCFPSQIQATQVMAVLDVLSTHSPDEEYIGQKSEPSWDEDPVIKAAFVKFNAKMKELEAIIDDKNSDPSLKNRSGAGVVPYQLLKPFSKEGVTGRGVPTSISI